Part of the Tindallia californiensis genome is shown below.
TTACAGGGATCAACTACATTGAGTACTATCGCTCACTGATTGAAACCAGTGGTGCCAAGTGCACGATTCTCTTTTCAAACAGACCAGAGACAGTCTTAACTTATACAGAACAAGTACTAACCTGCGATGTCCATACCCGATTACGGACAAAAAAACAACTGTTAAAGGCCGGAGCCAAAAAAGTATATGGGTTGGATGACATCTTAACCACCTCAATGAACGGAAATGGTTATAATCCTGAATATGGGTTGCTGGGCTCTAATAAGGCGACAGAAGAAACCGTTAAACTTTTTCCGAGAGATAGTCAGAAGGTGGCGGAACAAATACAAACTGTTATGAAAGAAGCAACTGGGAAAAAGGTAGAAGTGCTTGTTTATGGGGATGGTGCTTTTAAGGATCCCCAAGGTAAAATATGGGAATTGGCAGACCCGGTTGTTTCTCCAGGCTATACAGTGGGACTGGAGGGAACACCGAATGAAGTGAAGATCAAATATTTGGCGGATAATGAGTTTGCTGATCTTAAAGGAGAAAAATTAAAGACAGCGATTGCGGAACATATAAAAAACAAAAAAGAAAACCTTGCCGGAGCGATGGAAGCGCAGGGAACCACTCCCAGAAAATTGACAGACTTAATTGGTTCTCTTTGTGACCTGACTTCTGGAAGTGGCGATAAGGGAACTCCAGTGGTGTATATTCAAGGATATTTTGATAGTTACATTGAAGCATAGGGGTATTGGGAGATTCAATCGGTGAGTAATGATTGGATCAAAGGGATCTCATATCGGAGGATTCTAATAAAGACTCCGATAGTGAGGAGCTTAATAAAGAATAAAGGAAAGAGAAAGGACGACGAAAAGATGTTACATGCCTTTTCAAGGAGTGAAAGGTTGCTTGGGAAAGCGGGCATTGAAACCTTATCGCAAAGCAGGGTAGCTATTTTTGGGATAGGAGGAGTAGGCACTTTTGTGGCTGAAGGGCTAGCTCGATCAGGAGTTGGAAAGTTTATACTGATCGATGATGATGATATTTGCATTACGAACATCAACCGACAGATTCATGCCACTCACCGAACGATAGGTAAGTCAAAAGTAGAAACAATGAAAGAAAGAATTATAGAGATCAACCCAAAGGCTGAAGTTCTGGGATGGAAGCGGTTTTATATGGCGGATAAACCAACGCAAACTTCAAAGGTGGAACCTGTTGATAACCCATTGAAATGGGAAGAGATAAAGACCTTTCATGAAACTCTCGGTAATCAGATTGATTACATCATTGATGCGGTGGATACGGTGTCGGCTAAAATGGACTTGGTGGTAGAAGCACAAAAAGCGGGAATAAAAATCATTAGCAGCATGGGAGCGGGAAATAAATTGGACCCTACGGCTTTTCGGGTAGCTGATCTTTTCCAGACGCAAAACTGCCCCTTGGCAAAGGTAATGCGAAAAGAACTTCGCAAAAGAGGAGTTAAAAAGCTTAAAGTAGTTTATTCACAGGAAGAACCGATGAAACCTTTGGAAGATGAGGGAAATAGCTGTCATA
Proteins encoded:
- a CDS encoding tRNA threonylcarbamoyladenosine dehydratase yields the protein MLGKAGIETLSQSRVAIFGIGGVGTFVAEGLARSGVGKFILIDDDDICITNINRQIHATHRTIGKSKVETMKERIIEINPKAEVLGWKRFYMADKPTQTSKVEPVDNPLKWEEIKTFHETLGNQIDYIIDAVDTVSAKMDLVVEAQKAGIKIISSMGAGNKLDPTAFRVADLFQTQNCPLAKVMRKELRKRGVKKLKVVYSQEEPMKPLEDEGNSCHSHCVCPPTTSRSCSARRSVPGSVSFVPSVAGLIIAGEVVKDLTQTT
- a CDS encoding coenzyme F420-0:L-glutamate ligase translates to MKRSVGVIARGIRTPIVSTGDKIEKIVVDSIREAAEMEGFAIRDRDIIGITESVVARAQGNYASADDIKMDIKNKYDGETLGVLFPILSRNRFAVLLKGIARGAKHIVLMLQYPSDEVGNPLVSIEKLDEKEIDPWKDNLTEEEFHKAFGETTHPFTGINYIEYYRSLIETSGAKCTILFSNRPETVLTYTEQVLTCDVHTRLRTKKQLLKAGAKKVYGLDDILTTSMNGNGYNPEYGLLGSNKATEETVKLFPRDSQKVAEQIQTVMKEATGKKVEVLVYGDGAFKDPQGKIWELADPVVSPGYTVGLEGTPNEVKIKYLADNEFADLKGEKLKTAIAEHIKNKKENLAGAMEAQGTTPRKLTDLIGSLCDLTSGSGDKGTPVVYIQGYFDSYIEA